From a region of the Carassius auratus strain Wakin chromosome 31, ASM336829v1, whole genome shotgun sequence genome:
- the LOC113051050 gene encoding cyclic AMP-dependent transcription factor ATF-3-like gives MMLQYPGLGPSEISATALVPCLSPPGSLTLDDFTSFTPLVKEELRNAIQNKRLSNGMSTLTPDRAYMNADRPTEPPVMKRETNPEETERRKRRRERNKIAAAKCRNKKKETTDNLQMESEKLESINAELKAQIEELKSQKQQLVYMLNLHRPTCIVRAQNGQTPEDERKLFIQQIKETTLQGLNLTISGPTHISLPTSCGHL, from the exons ATGATGCTCCAGTATCCTGGTTTGGGTCCCTCGGAGATCAGTGCGACTGCTTTGGTACCCTGCCTCTCCCCGCCTGGCTCTCTCACGCTGGACGACTTCACCAGCTTCACTCCATTAGTGAAAGAGGAGCTGCGCAACGCCATTCAGAACAAACGCCTGTCCAACGGCATGAGCACCCTGACCCCTGACCGAGCGTATATGAACGCAGATCGTCCTACTGAACCACCTGTAATGAAGCGTGAG ACCAATCCAGAGGAGACTGAAAGGAGaaaaagaaggagagaaagaaacaaaattGCAGCAGCGAAATGCAGAAACAAGAAAAAGGAGACAACAGACAATTTACAAATG GAGTCAGAGAAGTTGGAGTCCATTAATGCTGAGTTGAAAGCCCAGATTGAGGAGCTGAAGAGCCAAAAGCAGCAGCTAGTTTACATGCTCAACCTGCATAGGCCCACGTGTATCGTCCGAGCTCAGAACGGCCAGACCCCTGAAGACGAGAGGAAGCTCTTCATCCAGCAAATCAAAGAGACCACCCTGCAGGGTCTGAATCTAACCATAAGTGGACCAACACACATCTCATTACCAACTAGCTGTGGACATCTCTAA